The following coding sequences lie in one Lacerta agilis isolate rLacAgi1 chromosome 4, rLacAgi1.pri, whole genome shotgun sequence genomic window:
- the CRLF2 gene encoding cytokine receptor-like factor 2 has product MEISWDAKNNFPGRNMMMSYKFDEQEEKQCIEYLYDQGYNSGCLFPTNGSYLHINIRNPNQTEEVYYDEQESSNLFKPNPPKHVTFQWADDEVTVQCKAVDNEHCFRFELQYKSQLDKDWQSRDQECCEIKDQGFDPAKCYSFRFRLKHSCSIFSYSSEWGAETHWKNGSSVDSCDIAVSEPKSITVIPLTLAMAGILVIFALLLCVCRWERIRKILMPAVPDPKHLYSDLFGDHNGNFQEWISKTENVLVQAKVKYDDEEEGCAIEEEEGKKFQGAKV; this is encoded by the exons ATGGAGATTTCATGGGATGCAAAAAATAATTTTCCAGGCAGGAACATGATGATGTCTTATAA GTTTGATGAACAAGAAGAGAAGCAGTGCATTGAATATTTGTATGACCAAGGATACAACAGTGGGTGTCTGTTTCCTACCAATGGGAGTTATCTGCACATTAACATTAGGAATCCAAATCAGACAGAGGAGGTTTACTATGATGAACAAGAGAGCAGCAATTTGT TCAAGCCCAACCCACCTAAACACGTTACTTTCCAATGGGCAGATGACGAAGTAACTGTGCAGTGCAAGGCAGTTGACAATGAGCATTGTTTTCGCTTCGAGCTTCAGTACAAAAGCCAACTTGACAAAGATTGGCAG TCTAGGGACCAAGAATGTTGTGAGATTAAAGACCAAGGATTTGATCCAGCGAAATGCTATTCTTTTCGATTCAGGCTGAAACACAGTTGCAGTATATTTTCTTATTCCAGTGAATGGGGAGCAGAAACACATTGGAAAAATGGCAGCTCTgtag ATTCCTGTGATATAGCTGTCTCCGAACCCAAATCAATTACAGTAATCCCTTTGACTTTGGCGATGGCTGGGATCCTGGTAATATTTGCCCTTCTGTTGTGCGTTTGCAGATGGGAAAG aATTAGGAAGATCCTAATGCCTGCTGTACCAGACCCCAAACATCTATATTCTGATTTGTTCGGCGATCATAATGGGAACTTTCAG gaatggaTTAGCAAGACGGAAAATGTGCTGGTTCAAGCAAAGGTAAaatatgatgatgaagaagaaggatGTGCAattgaagaggaagaaggaaaaaaattcCAGGGAGCCAAAGTATAA